TCACTTCTTGCACCAAGCACCTTTGTAAGTTTATAACAAGGATATCTTTAGGAAGGGTGGCAAATAAACGTGTCTTCAGAAACTGATTAAAACCACTCCTTCCCTCTTAAGGAAAAACTCTACCAGTTTTTCCACAACAGGTCTTTTTGGAAGGACAGAAACCCAAGAGTTTGGGAAGTGGAAGCTGCCTCCGTTCTTCTGAAGAGCTGCTTTCAGGGAAGTTTCTTtgctggcagaggcagggaatcCCTCGGGGAAGAGCTGCCTGGGATGTGGAGATGGTGCCCGTGACCCAAGCACCTCCTCCCCTGGGCTCTCCGTGCCTCCAGCCCGCGGCTGCCGGTCACTGCAGCACCGGAGACGCCTCGTTAACACCTCCCCACCCCTGCCTCCACCGCACGCAGGCTCAGGGCGAGCCGCACTCCCCCACGCCACTGAGCCCCCGGCGAGGAGACGCGGACAGGACAAACCTGCTGGAGCCACCCCTGCATCGCCCGGACCCACAACCCCGACGGAGCTCCCGGGCTGCTGGGCACGGAGCGCggctccccgagcccccccctgccccccccccccgggctgtcCCGGGCCTCCCGCGGGCCCCGGGCCGGCTCCTCAGTGTCAGGGGGGCCcggcccccagcaccacagcccccGGGCCTCACCGCCCGGCCTCGCTCCGAGGCCCGGCGTGGGCTCGGGGCTCAGCCCCGGCGTCCCCCAGCGGGAAGGGCCCGGGGGAGCGGCGCGGAgccgcccggggccgggccggtgGCAGCGGGGCGGGCGCGGCCCGCACTCACCTGCGTGTCGGCCGCCATGGCGCCGCTGTGCCCCGGAAGGAGACGGCACTTCCGGGGCGGCCGGCGCACGCGCTgcgcggcgggggggggggggagcattGCCATGGGAACGGCGCTGCGAGGAGAGCCGAATGCGGCCGAGTGGAGCCGAACGCCGTCGGGTCGGGCCGAAGGGAGCCGAACTCAACCGAAAGGATCCGAACCGATCCGAACGCAGCCGAACGCCGCCGAATCGAACCGAACCCATCCGAACCCCGCCGCCGAACGGCTCCGAACCTCCCCGAGCCCACCCGAAGGGCTCCGAacccccccccctgccccccccccccccccccccgcaggcagcagcagaggcgcAGGCAGGGTCCAAGAGCCTTTATTGAGCCCCGCCACGCCGCTAGTCGAAGAGCCCGAAGCCCATGTCCTCGTCCGACTCCTCCGACTCCTCCTTGGCCGCCTCCTTGGCCGGCGCGGCGGCGCTGGCTGCGGCGGGTGCGGCCGATTCGGCTGCCACCGGGGCGGCCACCACGAAAGCTGAGGGGTCTGCCAGGAAGGCCTTCACCTGCGGGGAGAGAGGGGGAAGTTATAGGGGAAACGTCCCATGTCCCATGTCCTAGGGGTGGAGGGAGGCAGGGCCCAGCTCGCTCCTCCCATGCCCGAGGTGCCAGCACCCGGCTGCCCCCTGCACCTCTCGCAGCCCTGGGTGGGCAGGATTATAAGGGGCAGGCTCCTGCCTCCATGCTCATCCCACAGAGCCAAGCGCCCTCCTCAGGACACTCGGCTCTGTCCAGTTCATGCTCAGAGGCAGCCCTGAGTCCTTTCAGGGTTGGTAATGGGCTCGGTGTTTCTGTGCAGCGCTCGCTGCACTTTGAACAAGGCTCTGGGACGCTGCCGTTACCTTTTCAGCCAGTGGGAAGGTGTAGTCGGTCTCCACTGCCACTGCCAGGACCCGCTTGTACCCGTTGATGATGGAGTGGGGCACAGAAGCAATGGTCGGGTACCCAATTTGCAGGCAGACGCTGGCAACGTTACGAACACCCTGCAAAAAGAGACTCGTGTTTTGCGCTGAGACATAACCGGGATGAGAAACTGTGAcagccacctctgtgctgcCAACACAAGGCAGGACAGTACGTAGCGTGCACAAGGAACCCAACCCCACTGAATTATAAATCAGGATTTAAATGATTTCAAACACTCGCTGAAATAGCTTCCAGATTGCACAAACACTTCACTGCCTTTACACATTCACTGATCCCACACGCCTCACTTAATGAAATGCCCagtatgttttcctttcttttagtCAGAAAAGCCTACACAAGGTGCTCTGTGACTGGGCACTCAGACTCTACAGCCTGCAGAAAACACCAGAGCATACGCTTCGTTCTGGGACAGCGCCTGCTGCACGTTTTCCCTCTAGCAGGTAGGTGAAGAGCTGAACCTAACAAACACAAGGCTGAGGCACTGACCTCCAGGAAACGCTTGTGCAAGGTATCCTCGGTGATGTCCAGCACTTCAGGATTGTAAATGCTGCCATTGTCAAAGACCTGCTGGATCACCAACCCGAAGGAGAACGGGGAGATGTTCAGCATGTTCAGCAGGGTGGCTTCGCTGGCACCCACTTTGTCTCCAGTCTTGATGAGCTGCACGTCGCTctaaaggaagaggaggaaaatcagTGAATGTGCACAAAGAAATTCAGGCCAACCAACACAGCAGGGACACAAAGGCACATTTCTCATGGCAAGAGATGAAGGAACAAGTGAGCAAAGGTAAAATAGCCTCAGAGTTCTGAGGCTGCTGAACCACGAGATGAGCAGCGCCTCGATTCCCTTCGGTATGGGTAGCTCGTGAATTCCTCTAGAAGAGCTCAGATCTGACAGAGGAATGTAAATCCCTCTCCTCACCCCACTGCATGCCCAAACCAAGCCCTCAGAAGTTCCCAAAGTGAAGCAATCAGACTGTTCATACAGTGCTTCAGTGTGAATGGGATTTTAGATGATGGTTACACCTCCTGTTCTTCCACATGAACACTGGATGAAAGGACAACTCCACGCAGTATCGCAGCAAGGGCCCTTCAATCAGGGAAGGGCttcaacaccaccaccacactgCTCACTAACCAGAATTTCAATGGTTCCTCTGGAAATCTTCGTGGTGATGCCCAAGGCCTGGAAGAAGGAGGTCTTCTCAGGTCCGAGACCGGTGTTCTGGGCTGGCACAGTCACATCACAAGGAGCAATCGCACCAGCacgggcagctgctggcacctggagaaagaagaaacaaggtAAGTCAAAAGAACCCTTCTCTCTCAGATCCCCTGTAATAGCATCAACTCCTTCCCAAAATGACCCTGCATGACAGACATCACCCAGGCACACACCAACAAGACAGCAGTGGAAGAGCTACTCAGCTACAGCTGCAGGGGCCTAGTTCCCAATCCCCAAGGACTCCGGATAATCAGGTACCCCCCCCTTAAAGGTTCAGTTTCGCTTTTCCCTCAGTATTTCCCAGCCCAGAGACGCAGTGACGGCTCACTCCCCTACCTTGTTGGCCAGCAGCATGTCCCTGATCTCAGCCAGATCCTCCTTGGTGAAAACAAAGCCCACGTTCCCACGGATGTGAGGCAGCAGCCTGAAGGAAAGATAACAACCATCAGTTCCACTCCTCACACATCCCCTCCCAAAGGGATAACACCCAGGAAGCCGCTCAGAGACCCGTCACCCACTTTTCCAAGGCAGGGTTGTTCTCCAGGTGCCCGCGGATAGCTTTGCGCATCATGGTGTTCTTCCCCATCAGCACCACGGCCTTCCCGCGCAGCGACATCCGGATTTGCTGCATCTGCTTGGATCCCACGTTGTCCGCTCCCACAACGAAGCATTTCGGGTAATCATCCAGCAGTTGCTGCGGTGACAACAGCCCCGTGTCTGCGGGGCCAGCCCAGGGCGGAGCAGCCCCGAGGCCCCGCAGCGCCCCAAAACCcacccggcccggcccggccccgctccccgacCCCAGGCGGCGCCTCCCGaaggccgggccgggccgcagCGGCACTCACGATGATTTTCATGAAGTAGTTGGACTT
This genomic stretch from Anas acuta chromosome 17, bAnaAcu1.1, whole genome shotgun sequence harbors:
- the RPLP0 gene encoding large ribosomal subunit protein uL10 codes for the protein MPREDRATWKSNYFMKIIQLLDDYPKCFVVGADNVGSKQMQQIRMSLRGKAVVLMGKNTMMRKAIRGHLENNPALEKLLPHIRGNVGFVFTKEDLAEIRDMLLANKVPAAARAGAIAPCDVTVPAQNTGLGPEKTSFFQALGITTKISRGTIEILSDVQLIKTGDKVGASEATLLNMLNISPFSFGLVIQQVFDNGSIYNPEVLDITEDTLHKRFLEGVRNVASVCLQIGYPTIASVPHSIINGYKRVLAVAVETDYTFPLAEKVKAFLADPSAFVVAAPVAAESAAPAAASAAAPAKEAAKEESEESDEDMGFGLFD